One window of the Triticum dicoccoides isolate Atlit2015 ecotype Zavitan chromosome 3B, WEW_v2.0, whole genome shotgun sequence genome contains the following:
- the LOC119276460 gene encoding uncharacterized protein LOC119276460 — translation MSRRHGRFHHGAGGGDGDQGAGPAVVDHADCTAQSCRSCVAVSLADCIALGCCPCAVVSLLGLALVKAPLAVGRRCVQRLRRRHGKLQHKKRVRDMDLAGGRPGPSAAGAKCAGGGGHREPGPGEAASKGEDDVATAAYQGAAASEEERVWLEMYQVGQWGFGRLSFSVNPPPKAGRNADGDGCESDV, via the coding sequence ATGTCGCGGCGCCACGGACGGTTCCACCACGGCGCCGGCGGCGGAGACGGGGACCAAGGCGCTGGGCCGGCCGTGGTCGACCACGCGGACTGCACTGCGCAGTCGTGCCGCTCCTGCGTGGCGGTGTCGCTGGCGGACTGCATCGCGCTGGGCTGCTGCCCGTGCGCGGTGGTGAGCCTGCTGGGGCTGGCGCTCGTCAAGGCCCCGCTCGCCGTAGGCCGCCGCTGCGTGCAGCGGCTGCGCCGGCGGCATGGGAAGCTGCAGCACAAGAAGCGCGTGCGCGACATGGACCTTGCGGGCGGCCGCCCTGGCCCTAGCGCCGCTGGCGCCAAGTGTGCGGGCGGGGGCGGCCACCGGGAGCCTGGTCCCGGCGAGGCCGCGTCAAAAGGTGAGGACGACGTGGCGACGGCGGCGTATCAGGGCGCGGCCGCGAGCGAGGAGGAAAGGGTGTGGCTGGAGATGTACCAGGTGGGGCAGTGGGGCTTCGGCCGCTTGTCCTTCTCCGTGAACCCGCCTCCGAAGGCCGGCCGCAACGCCGACGGCGACGGCTGCGAAAGCGACGTGTGA